From a single Amyelois transitella isolate CPQ chromosome 18, ilAmyTran1.1, whole genome shotgun sequence genomic region:
- the LOC106136162 gene encoding dynein regulatory complex protein 11, with product MSNKTYNDLLCTTSELLAEATQVDDAVAQAGAADRTTIQPILSEIRIRYTILLEKLDTIYDQLIQPQKRIIVKRLLEACLGRLIEIKHDLIELHISDFTFDDDEALEKLQVTPFEAEPVIPQYFIREREEEVQSRRQFVLETLRKLGHEPVKPEPLVLTEQQAVLIIQSHERARQGRLRGQFMKEIRLLKEKGRDQKGEMSASAATAIQKVWRGFLARRQTKKRKRDEQLLIGMELPPFTQSTEIKKADEIKDYRRNLQLERDKEYQKALIEIEEQLRIQNESKINEQIGDELRRWITEYYERTGSLPEFPSEEGGGSRAMYSRQGTGMGSDLSKSSPVSSKGSKRSKDSKDKKNGNGEENKGKEEEENIQMFKCSTSAFLQDIVNTNEEFEDIWKFKDNDDPHDRFYKDVIERDKIVKIEQEIRNVVDELMRSELELLQAAYDRDRAFKGKKGKKPQKARRGGKKSKKKKEKDLTPDRTTESLFEELVTNGIIRPYPILKIDDYIGEKCYVGSDMRKQGLEPTPCLGDIRQLIKEFCILPLGSEHVRNNAPLVRSVLISGPSGSGKKALVHSVCSELGAVLFDLTPANIVGKYPGKSGLIMLIHLVMKVSRLLQPSVIWMDDAEKPFVKKIPKTDKTDPKRLKKDLVKIIKGIYPEDRVIFIGTTRSPWDAEQKLLYQCYNKMIQIPRPDYGSISLFWRTKLHRAGALSPRLDISCLARVSDSYTIGTLLAALDTVLTTKRRLQLRIRALTAQEVAVQLSSREPVYAEQDAAAETWWYKTPMEKRRQKAIQRLEELQQQGEENQA from the exons ATGTCGAATAAAACTTACAATGATTTACTTTGCACCACTTCTGAGCTGTTAGCTGAAGCTACACAAGTCGACGATGCAGTAGCTCAAGCGGGTGCTGCTGACAGAACAACTATACAACCAATACTTTCAGAAATCAGAATTAGATACACTATACTTTTGGAGAAACTAGACACGATTTACGACCAACTGATACAACCACAGAAGAGGATAATAGTAAAAAGGCTACTCGAGGCATGTTTGGGAAGACTGATCGAAATAAAACATGATTTGATTGAGCTACACATATCAGATTTTAcatttgatgatgatgaa GCTTTGGAAAAACTTCAAGTTACACCTTTCGAAGCTGAACCAGTTATtccacaatattttattagagaAAGAGAAGAGGAGGTGCAAAGTAGAAGGCAGTTCGTTCTAGAAACTTTGAGGAAATTAGGACATGAACCTGTCAAACCTGAACCATTGGTTCTTACCGAGCAACAAGCTGTTCTTATCATACAGAGTCATGAGAGAGCTAGACAAGGAAGACTGAG ggGACAATTTATGAAAGAAATAAGACTGTTAAAAGAGAAAGGTAGAGATCAAAAAGGCGAGATGTCTGCATCAGCAGCTACTGCTATTCAGAAAGTTTGGAGAGGTTTCCTCGCAAGAAGGCAAACTAAGAAGAGAAAAAGAGATGAACAACTTTTGATTGGCATGGAACTCCCACCTTTCACCCAGTCAACGGAGATTAAGAAAGCTGATgag atCAAAGATTATAGAAGAAATCTACAATTAGAAAGAGATAAAGAATACCAAAAGGCACTTATAGAAATTGAAGAACAATTAAGAATTCAAAACGAATCCAAGATCAATGAACAAATTGGTGATGAATTAAGAAGATGGATAACAGAATATTATGAAAGAACTGGCAGTTTACCAGAGTTCCCTTCAGAGGAAGGAGGGGGTAGTCGAGCCATGTATAGCCGTCAAG gAACTGGGATGGGTAGTGATTTGAGCAAATCATCTCCCGTCTCATCGAAGGGATCTAAAAGAAGTAAAGACAGCAAGGACAAGAAGAATGGTAATGGTGAAGAAAATAAGggtaaagaagaagaagagaacATACAAATGTTTAAATGTAGCACTTCAGCTTTTTTGCAAGATATTGTTAACACTAACGAAGA aTTTGAAGACATTTGGAAGTTCAAAGACAATGATGATCCGCATGACAGATTCTACAAAGATGTTATTGAAAGGGacaaaatagttaaaattgAACAAGAAATCAGAAACGTTGTTGACGAATTAATGAGGAGTGAACTAGAATTGCTTCAAGCTGCATACGACAGAGACAGAGCATTTAAAggcaaaaaaggaaaaaagccacagaaa gCACGTCGCGGgggtaaaaaaagtaaaaagaagaaagagaAAGACTTGACTCCAGATCGAACAACCGAATCACTTTTTGAAGAACTAGTAACAAATGGTATAATACGTCCTTATCCTATATTGAAAATAGATGATTACATTGGAGAGAAGTGTTACGTTGGGTCCGATATGAGAAAACAGGGTCTTGAACCTACTCCATGTCTTGGAGATATAAGACAGCTGATCAAGGAATTCTGCATACTGCCTCTCGGGTCGGAACATGTGAGAAACAATGCTCCTTTAGTGAGATCAGTTTTAATATCAG gTCCTTCAGGTAGTGGCAAGAAAGCGTTAGTACACTCGGTTTGCAGTGAGCTAGGAGCCGTACTATTTGATTTAACTCCAGCGAATATAGTGGGAAAGTACCCTGGGAAGTCTGGGCTAATAATGTTGATACATTTAGTCATGAAAGTATCAAGATTACTCCAGCCCTCtgttatatggatggatgacGCGGAGAAGCCGTTTGTGAAGAAAATTCCAAAAACTGACAAGACTGATCCGAAGAGACTAAAAAAGGATTtagtgaaaattataaaag gtatttatccCGAAGACCGAGTTATATTTATTGGAACCACACGAAGCCCCTGGGATGCTGAGCAGAAACTCTTATATCAATGCTACAACAAAATGATCCAGATACCGAGACCTGACTATGGAAGCATATCGTTATTTTGGAGAACCAAGCTCCATAGAGCTGGTGCATTGTCTCCGAGGTTAGATATATCGTGTTTGGCAAGAGTATCTGATTCTTATACAATTG GCACTCTTCTAGCAGCTCTCGATACAGTGCTGACTACGAAAAGACGTCTTCAGTTACGTATAAGAGCATTAACCGCCCAAGAAGTAGCGGTCCAGCTGAGTTCAAGGGAACCGGTTTACGCGGAACAG GATGCCGCAGCAGAGACGTGGTGGTATAAAACACCGATGGAGAAGCGAAGGCAGAAGGCGATACAACGGCTTGAAGAACTTCAACAACAAGGGGAGGAGAATCAGGCTTAA
- the LOC106136163 gene encoding uncharacterized protein LOC106136163, with the protein MFVVIDDTEPEIIVERPQADPPNTHPAEESVPPLGEGAGPNESETTEGDAAAPELDPEVLLALGAKTEDGPEYGDNIHANLAQLWTPLLKKGLSKEDKEKLLKEYLVPQNCTLLQAPKLNPEISAAITESSRNRDKKVLSAQQQLGAGVTAVNRAMDLILSSENDIKLKTIKYLSDACRILCDLHYTETQTRIKLITPSLDKSFVNVVQDSRRDETLFGNKLSEKIKASKTIEKQGFQIKKTTPNPASSASTSSRPAPPRGNWSAPPRYPKGGRGGAKKNPAPRKPSSSAPATAAKATSKPQTRGQTRQQ; encoded by the coding sequence ATGTTTGTGGTCATAGATGACACCGAGCCGGAGATCATTGTGGAAAGACCTCAAGCGGACCCTCCAAATACTCATCCGGCCGAGGAAAGCGTCCCGCCGCTGGGAGAGGGTGCAGGGCCCAACGAAAGCGAAACCACTGAGGGCGACGCCGCTGCCCCGGAGCTTGATCCCGAGGTGTTACTGGCGCTCGGCGCCAAGACAGAAGACGGCCCCGAGTACGGGGACAATATTCATGCAAATTTGGCACAGCTCTGGACCCCTTTGTTAAAAAAGGGCCTCTCTAAGGAGGATaaggaaaaattattaaaagaatatttggTGCCTCAAAATTGTACATTATTGCAAGCACCCAAGCTCAATCCGGAGATATCTGCAGCGATAACTGAGAGCAGCCGAAATCGGGACAAGAAAGTGCTCAGTGCACAGCAACAGCTAGGCGCGGGTGTAACCGCAGTCAACAGAGCAATGGATTTGATTTTGAGCAGCGAAAACGACATCAAACTAAAGACTATTAAATATCTTAGCGACGCATGTCGCATCCTTTGCGACCTGCACTATACAGAAACACAAACTCGCATTAAGCTCATCACCCCAAGTTTAGACAAAAGCTTTGTGAACGTCGTTCAAGATTCACGTCGTGATGAGACCCTGTTCGGAAACAAATTGtccgaaaaaataaaagcctcGAAGACTATAGAAAAGCAAGGTTTTCAAATTAAGAAGACTACACCAAACCCTGCATCTTCGGCGTCTACATCTTCCCGTCCGGCTCCACCACGGGGAAACTGGTCAGCGCCTCCCCGCTACCCGAAGGGCGGCCGGGGAGGAGCCAAGAAAAATCCGGCGCCAAGGAAGCCGTCGTCATCAGCTCCCGCGACTGCGGCCAAGGCCACCAGCAAGCCGCAGACACGCGGACAGACACGGCAACAGTAG